A region of bacterium DNA encodes the following proteins:
- the rplP gene encoding 50S ribosomal protein L16: protein MPLMPKRVKHRMVHRGSRKGNAQSGNSLAFGEYGLKALDRAWVKANQIEACRVAMNRNMKRRGKVWLRIFPDKPVSKKPLETRQGKGKGDPEFWVAVILPGTMMFEVDGVSEQLAKESLRLAAAKLPIRTMFVKRHH, encoded by the coding sequence ATGCCGCTTATGCCTAAACGCGTGAAGCACCGCATGGTGCACAGGGGATCCCGCAAGGGAAACGCGCAATCAGGGAATTCTCTCGCCTTTGGTGAGTACGGGTTGAAGGCGCTTGATCGGGCTTGGGTTAAAGCCAACCAGATCGAAGCCTGTCGCGTGGCCATGAATCGCAATATGAAGCGGCGTGGCAAGGTGTGGTTGCGCATCTTCCCGGACAAACCGGTGAGTAAGAAGCCTCTTGAGACCCGGCAGGGTAAGGGGAAAGGTGATCCTGAGTTTTGGGTCGCTGTGATTTTGCCCGGAACCATGATGTTCGAAGTGGACGGTGTTTCGGAGCAGTTGGCTAAAGAATCGTTGCGTCTGGCGGCGGCAAAGTTGCCGATTCGGACAATGTTTGTTAAACGGCACCACTAA
- the rplV gene encoding 50S ribosomal protein L22 produces MEVKAITKYVRLSPRKARDMARAIQGMPVADAIKTVEFSERKAARQLEKTIRSAVANAENNAKLLADDLRVKEATIGEGPAMKRFWARSRGMVSRIRKRTSHITIVLSDGK; encoded by the coding sequence ATGGAAGTTAAAGCAATAACCAAGTATGTTCGGTTGTCACCGCGAAAAGCGCGTGATATGGCGCGGGCGATTCAGGGCATGCCTGTGGCTGATGCAATTAAGACGGTCGAGTTCAGCGAGCGTAAGGCAGCGAGGCAGTTGGAGAAGACAATTCGTTCCGCTGTCGCAAATGCTGAAAACAATGCTAAGCTGTTGGCTGACGACCTGAGAGTAAAAGAGGCCACGATTGGTGAAGGTCCTGCGATGAAGCGTTTTTGGGCGCGTTCGCGTGGCATGGTGAGCCGGATTCGGAAACGAACCAGCCACATTACAATCGTGTTGTCGGATGGTAAGTGA
- the rplW gene encoding 50S ribosomal protein L23, giving the protein MKNALSAVRGLHITEKGSLLAAQNKYLFKVDPAANKLEIKLAIEDFFKVKVVKVNTMNYDGKKRRERTLHYGKKADWKRAVVTLKAGDKIDLE; this is encoded by the coding sequence ATGAAGAATGCGCTTTCAGCGGTACGGGGATTGCACATTACCGAAAAGGGATCGTTGCTGGCTGCCCAGAACAAGTATCTCTTTAAGGTGGACCCGGCGGCCAACAAACTTGAGATTAAATTGGCGATTGAAGATTTTTTCAAGGTTAAGGTAGTCAAGGTCAACACCATGAACTACGATGGCAAGAAACGCCGTGAGCGGACCCTTCATTACGGCAAAAAAGCCGATTGGAAACGGGCCGTGGTAACCTTGAAGGCTGGCGATAAGATCGATTTGGAATAG
- the rpmC gene encoding 50S ribosomal protein L29: MKAAKLRENNKEELVQQCSDMEKELRTLKIRKSASQIEQPSRIKSLRRDIARAQTVMSERRRQQG; this comes from the coding sequence ATGAAGGCCGCTAAACTGAGAGAAAATAACAAAGAAGAACTCGTGCAGCAATGCTCCGACATGGAGAAGGAATTGCGCACGTTGAAAATTCGTAAATCGGCGAGCCAGATCGAGCAGCCGTCGCGTATCAAGAGTTTGCGTCGGGATATTGCCCGTGCGCAGACGGTGATGAGCGAACGGCGTCGCCAGCAAGGTTGA
- the rpsS gene encoding 30S ribosomal protein S19, with amino-acid sequence MGRSLKKGPFVDEKLLERVEKMNRAGEKRVVKTWSRRSMIAPEFVGHTLAVHNGKLHMPVYITEYMVGHRLGEFAPTRIFRKHGTHTDKTVAK; translated from the coding sequence ATGGGCCGTTCACTTAAAAAAGGGCCGTTTGTTGATGAAAAGCTGCTGGAGCGGGTTGAGAAGATGAACCGCGCAGGCGAGAAACGCGTTGTTAAAACGTGGTCACGCCGTTCCATGATTGCCCCCGAATTCGTCGGGCACACGCTGGCTGTTCATAACGGCAAATTGCATATGCCGGTCTATATTACGGAGTATATGGTGGGTCATCGCCTGGGTGAGTTCGCCCCCACGCGGATCTTCCGCAAGCACGGGACGCACACGGATAAAACTGTTGCCAAGTAA
- the rpsC gene encoding 30S ribosomal protein S3, translated as MGQKINPIGLRIAVSKAWKSRWFADKRTFGTLLNEDLTIRDLVKKRLDAAAVAEIIIERYANRVRVTICTARPGIVIGRKGQDLDRIREEIAKLTGKEIYLEIREIRSPDTNAQLVAESVALQMERRVSFRRAMKRAIKMAMELGVKGIRIKVSGRLGGAELSRVEWYKEGTIPLHTLRANIDYGFAEAQTTAGKIGVKTWICKEKDEPEKAVRGRSNAAYA; from the coding sequence TTGGGACAGAAAATCAATCCGATTGGATTAAGGATTGCGGTCAGCAAGGCTTGGAAGTCGCGCTGGTTTGCGGATAAGCGCACGTTCGGCACCCTGCTGAATGAGGATCTGACGATCCGTGATCTTGTAAAGAAACGTCTCGATGCAGCGGCGGTTGCCGAGATCATTATTGAACGCTACGCGAATCGTGTTAGAGTCACGATTTGTACCGCCAGACCGGGTATTGTCATCGGGCGTAAAGGACAGGACTTGGACCGTATTCGCGAGGAAATCGCGAAGTTGACGGGCAAGGAAATCTACCTCGAGATCCGTGAGATCCGGAGTCCTGACACCAATGCCCAGCTGGTGGCTGAGAGCGTGGCGCTGCAGATGGAACGACGCGTGTCGTTCCGCCGGGCGATGAAGCGCGCCATCAAGATGGCGATGGAATTGGGTGTCAAGGGGATCCGGATCAAGGTGTCCGGCCGCCTGGGTGGCGCCGAACTTTCCCGCGTGGAATGGTATAAGGAGGGAACGATCCCGCTGCATACCCTGCGTGCCAATATCGACTACGGTTTTGCTGAAGCGCAGACGACCGCAGGTAAAATTGGCGTGAAAACGTGGATCTGCAAAGAGAAGGATGAGCCTGAAAAGGCAGTAAGGGGACGATCCAATGCCGCTTATGCCTAA
- the rpsQ gene encoding 30S ribosomal protein S17 — MIMADTETNRALRKERTGIVVSSAMQKTIVVRVERTTRHPLYGKEMTQAKKYHAHDEENKAKVGDKVRIVETRPLSKLKRWRLLEIVETAKRQ, encoded by the coding sequence ATGATTATGGCAGACACGGAAACCAATCGAGCGCTTCGCAAAGAACGTACTGGCATTGTTGTCAGCTCGGCGATGCAAAAGACCATTGTGGTGCGCGTGGAACGGACGACCCGTCATCCCCTCTACGGGAAAGAGATGACGCAGGCCAAGAAGTATCATGCGCATGACGAAGAGAACAAAGCCAAAGTTGGCGATAAGGTACGGATCGTTGAGACGCGTCCGTTGAGCAAACTTAAACGGTGGCGTCTCCTCGAAATTGTGGAAACGGCTAAACGCCAGTAA
- the rplB gene encoding 50S ribosomal protein L2 encodes MALKSYKPTTPSLRNTKLSAFDEITKSKPERSLTRAQKSQAGRNSAGRVTIRHRGGGHKRKFRLIDFKRNKIGIPAKVQAIEYDPNRSANIALLAYRDGEKRYILAPAGLEVGAIVMSGPDVEPVTGNMMPLAKIPLGLPIHNIELTVGGGAQLVRSAGQTAQLMARETGYASVKLPSGEIRLINANCMATIGQVGNIDHNGVKLGKAGRKRWKGIRPTVRGVAMNPVDHPMGGGEGRTSGGGHPVTPWGQLTKGKKTRARRKASKKFILSRRK; translated from the coding sequence ATGGCGCTTAAAAGCTACAAACCTACAACGCCGAGTTTGCGTAACACCAAGCTCTCTGCGTTTGATGAGATTACGAAGAGCAAGCCCGAACGGTCTTTGACGCGGGCCCAGAAATCACAGGCGGGACGTAATTCCGCCGGCCGGGTAACCATCCGACACCGCGGGGGCGGACATAAACGTAAGTTCCGTCTGATTGATTTTAAGCGGAATAAGATTGGCATTCCTGCCAAGGTTCAGGCCATTGAATATGATCCGAATCGTTCCGCCAATATCGCCCTGTTAGCTTATCGGGACGGGGAAAAACGCTATATCCTGGCTCCGGCTGGCTTGGAAGTCGGCGCGATTGTCATGTCGGGTCCGGATGTCGAGCCGGTTACGGGGAACATGATGCCGCTGGCTAAAATTCCGCTCGGGTTGCCGATCCATAATATTGAATTGACGGTCGGGGGCGGGGCGCAATTGGTTCGCAGTGCGGGACAGACGGCGCAGTTGATGGCCCGTGAAACCGGCTACGCCAGTGTGAAGTTGCCGTCCGGCGAGATCCGGTTGATTAACGCCAATTGCATGGCGACGATTGGTCAGGTTGGTAATATTGATCATAATGGTGTTAAGCTTGGCAAAGCCGGGCGCAAACGCTGGAAGGGGATTCGTCCGACCGTGCGTGGTGTGGCGATGAACCCGGTGGATCACCCGATGGGTGGTGGTGAAGGTCGTACGTCTGGCGGTGGTCACCCTGTGACGCCGTGGGGTCAGCTCACGAAGGGCAAAAAGACTCGGGCGAGACGGAAGGCGTCGAAAAAATTTATTCTTAGTCGGAGAAAGTAA
- the rplN gene encoding 50S ribosomal protein L14: protein MIQEETNLDVADNTGARRVRCFRIIGQRKMYAHIGDLIRVAVQEAQPTGLVKKGQVCRAIIVRTCQPIRRSDGSALRFDNNAVVLVDEKLNPIGTRIFGPVARELREKYMKIVSLAPEVL, encoded by the coding sequence ATGATTCAAGAAGAAACAAACCTTGATGTTGCAGATAATACCGGAGCGCGGCGCGTGCGTTGCTTCCGGATCATCGGGCAGCGTAAGATGTATGCTCACATCGGTGATTTGATCCGGGTTGCGGTCCAAGAGGCCCAGCCGACGGGATTGGTAAAAAAAGGGCAGGTTTGCCGGGCAATTATTGTCCGGACATGCCAGCCGATCCGCCGTTCTGATGGTTCGGCCCTTCGGTTTGACAACAACGCCGTGGTGCTTGTGGACGAGAAGCTTAACCCCATCGGGACCCGTATTTTCGGACCGGTAGCGCGTGAGCTTCGTGAGAAGTATATG